The following is a genomic window from Chryseobacterium sp. StRB126.
TTAGGCTTTTTCAGGTTCAATGAAGTCTTAATAATCTAAGAAAAACGAATAATCAATAGTAAAAATTATCAGTCTGAAAAACAGGCTAAAAGCAAAATTCACAGTTTAAAAATGAAAGAAATCGCTTGAAAACTTTGGTTTGTATAGAAATTTAGCTATATTTGCACACCTCAAAAATGGTAAGACATGGTACTTTGGCCGAGCGGCTAGGCAGTGGTCTGCAACACCATCTACAGCGGTTCGAATCCGCTAGGTACCTCTTTAAAACCTCTAAATTTCATTTAGGGGTTTTTTATTGTCCATCTTCAGCTATAGATAATTTACAATCTCCCCTACATAATAGCTTGTCCCTAATCTTTTGGACTCCATAAAAAGAAAGCTCCAGTATAATCTGATACTTTTTCATCTACCACTATTCCAACCTGACTATGAATTGTACCATGGATAAAGCTTGTATCTAGATCTCGTCCTTTATAAATAAGTTTTTTTTGAGAAGTTATTTCGAAAAGTCCACCTTTACAAAAAATTCTTCCTCGTTTAAAATTTACAGTGTCCGGAGTAATAAATTCTACTTCAACATAAATTTTATATGCTTTTTCTCTGATAATTAATGTTTTTCCAAAATATTCAAAATCCCAAACACCAATACTTACTTTTAATTCACTCTCTTCAATTAGTAAAATAACATTACCATCTTTATCACGTAATTTTACACCAAGTAGTAGTTCTTTTTCTTCTAAAACAAAAAATAAAGGAACTTCATCATAGAGGACTAGAGGAGCAAGAAAACTACCTTCACCATAATCTCTTGTTCTAAACTCAACACTTCCCAATTTAAAAGCAGCTTCATTACCAAAATAATAAAGTTGATTACTTCCTGTTATATCATTTCTAAGGTTATAAGGATTTTTGTCACACTCAATTACAACAATTTTTGGAAGTCTTCCTGTTGTCTTTTCTCTATGGTGTAATGGACACAAAAGTGTAATATCCTTTTCTATATG
Proteins encoded in this region:
- a CDS encoding HNH endonuclease signature motif containing protein — encoded protein: MEKKRPAIPNEIKRAVRQRCGFGCVICGNPVIDYEHIEEYHKVKKHIEKDITLLCPLHHREKTTGRLPKIVVIECDKNPYNLRNDITGSNQLYYFGNEAAFKLGSVEFRTRDYGEGSFLAPLVLYDEVPLFFVLEEKELLLGVKLRDKDGNVILLIEESELKVSIGVWDFEYFGKTLIIREKAYKIYVEVEFITPDTVNFKRGRIFCKGGLFEITSQKKLIYKGRDLDTSFIHGTIHSQVGIVVDEKVSDYTGAFFLWSPKD